In Perca fluviatilis chromosome 18, GENO_Pfluv_1.0, whole genome shotgun sequence, one genomic interval encodes:
- the hlx1 gene encoding H2.0-like homeobox protein isoform X1: MYTAGLNPFYASNVSLWSAYCAGGFAVDTMKKPSFCIADILQAGDGENIPGSSALMLHMGHHHRAQHGHSGSSPLRPSPVAPEPSVYGARVSPTSPYHRHGLQLTSVRTAFNSQQAPPPSSKDLKFGIDRILSTDFDPKGKDKSSLKDLTSIVSSNRQSGIHIPIQPPASQYFSCIDPGMSDASSMMNSLGSSSSRHSGQHQFQDTFPGPYAVLTKDTMPQTYKRKRSWSRAVFSNLQRKGLEKRFEIQKYVTKPDRKQLAAMLGLTDAQVKVWFQNRRMKWRHSKEAQAQKDKDKEQADKSASESGSREPKEPAEESECESEGRSECESDDPPEENSDGLLDISEQTNQTSVIMSGSGPASSAEAAATVTVTDTEASQILK, from the exons ATGTACACGGCCGGGCTGAACCCGTTTTACGCGTCAAATGTTAGCCTCTGGTCTGCGTACTGCGCGGGGGGCTTCGCTGTGGATACGATGAAGAAACCCTCGTTTTGCATCGCAGACATTTTGCAGGCTGGAGATGGAGAGAACATCCCGGGATCGTCGGCCCTCATGTTACATATGGGACACCACCACCGCGCGCAGCACGGGCACTCCGGCAGCTCGCCGCTGCGCCCTTCTCCCGTCGCGCCCGAGCCGTCGGTGTACGGCGCGAGGGTGAGTCCGACTTCTCCTTACCACAGACACGGACTACAGCTCACATCAGTCAGAACTGCATTTAACTCCCAACAAGCTCCCCCGCCTTCAAGCAAAGACCTCAAATTCGGAATTGATCGGATATTGTCGACAGACTTTGATCCAAAAGGCAAAGACAAGTCGTCATTAAAAG ATCTCACATCCATCGTTAGCTCGAACCGTCAGTCAGGGATCCACATCCCCATTCAGCCTCCGGCCAGCCAGTACTTCTCCTGCATAGACCCCGGGATGAGCGACGCGTCCTCCATGATGAATTCActaggcagcagcagcagcaggcattCAGGCCAGCATCAGTTTCAGGACACCTTCCCAG GCCCGTATGCTGTCCTCACTAAAGACACCATGCCACAGACGTACAAGAGAAAAAGGTCGTGGTCGAGGGCAGTGTTTTCAAACCTGCAGAGGAAAGGACTTGAGAAGAGAtttgaaatacagaaatatgtcACCAAGCCGGACAGAAAACAGCTGGCTGCCATGCTCGGGCTGACAGACGCTCAG gtgaAGGTGTGGTTCCAGAACAGACGCATGAAGTGGAGACACTCCAAAGAGGCCCAGGCTCAGAAGGACAAGGACAAGGAGCAGGCGGACAAGAGTGCGTCTGAGTCCGGCAGCAGGGAGCCTAAAGAGCCGGCTGAGGAGTCCGAGTGTGAGAGCGAGGGACGGAGCGAGTGTGAATCCGACGACCCTCCGGAGGAGAACTCGGACGGACTTTTGGACATTTCTGAGCAAACAAACCAAACCAGCGTGATCATGAGCGGGAGCGGGCCGGCGAGCAGCGCGGAGGCGGCGgccacagtcacagtcacagacacGGAGGCCTCTCAGATACTGAA
- the hlx1 gene encoding H2.0-like homeobox protein isoform X2 has product MYTAGLNPFYASNVSLWSAYCAGGFAVDTMKKPSFCIADILQAGDGENIPGSSALMLHMGHHHRAQHGHSGSSPLRPSPVAPEPSVYGARVSPTSPYHRHGLQLTSVRTAFNSQQAPPPSSKDLKFGIDRILSTDFDPKGKDKSSLKGPYAVLTKDTMPQTYKRKRSWSRAVFSNLQRKGLEKRFEIQKYVTKPDRKQLAAMLGLTDAQVKVWFQNRRMKWRHSKEAQAQKDKDKEQADKSASESGSREPKEPAEESECESEGRSECESDDPPEENSDGLLDISEQTNQTSVIMSGSGPASSAEAAATVTVTDTEASQILK; this is encoded by the exons ATGTACACGGCCGGGCTGAACCCGTTTTACGCGTCAAATGTTAGCCTCTGGTCTGCGTACTGCGCGGGGGGCTTCGCTGTGGATACGATGAAGAAACCCTCGTTTTGCATCGCAGACATTTTGCAGGCTGGAGATGGAGAGAACATCCCGGGATCGTCGGCCCTCATGTTACATATGGGACACCACCACCGCGCGCAGCACGGGCACTCCGGCAGCTCGCCGCTGCGCCCTTCTCCCGTCGCGCCCGAGCCGTCGGTGTACGGCGCGAGGGTGAGTCCGACTTCTCCTTACCACAGACACGGACTACAGCTCACATCAGTCAGAACTGCATTTAACTCCCAACAAGCTCCCCCGCCTTCAAGCAAAGACCTCAAATTCGGAATTGATCGGATATTGTCGACAGACTTTGATCCAAAAGGCAAAGACAAGTCGTCATTAAAAG GCCCGTATGCTGTCCTCACTAAAGACACCATGCCACAGACGTACAAGAGAAAAAGGTCGTGGTCGAGGGCAGTGTTTTCAAACCTGCAGAGGAAAGGACTTGAGAAGAGAtttgaaatacagaaatatgtcACCAAGCCGGACAGAAAACAGCTGGCTGCCATGCTCGGGCTGACAGACGCTCAG gtgaAGGTGTGGTTCCAGAACAGACGCATGAAGTGGAGACACTCCAAAGAGGCCCAGGCTCAGAAGGACAAGGACAAGGAGCAGGCGGACAAGAGTGCGTCTGAGTCCGGCAGCAGGGAGCCTAAAGAGCCGGCTGAGGAGTCCGAGTGTGAGAGCGAGGGACGGAGCGAGTGTGAATCCGACGACCCTCCGGAGGAGAACTCGGACGGACTTTTGGACATTTCTGAGCAAACAAACCAAACCAGCGTGATCATGAGCGGGAGCGGGCCGGCGAGCAGCGCGGAGGCGGCGgccacagtcacagtcacagacacGGAGGCCTCTCAGATACTGAA